The genomic stretch ACTTAATGACGGTATAATTCTTGCTGCCGAAAGAAGGCTTAGTTATGGCAGTTTCGTACTTAGTAGATCAGCTAAAAAAGTTTTTAAAATAGGAAGATTCGGCATAGCTGGAGCTGGTATCATGGGTGATATTCAAACATTAACACGTTTAATGAATGTTGAGATAAAGTATTATGAAATGTATAATAATAAGCCTATATCAGTAAAGGCGGCAGCTAAGTTATTATCAGTTATACTATACCAATATAAGTGGACTCCCTTTATCTCGGAATTATTATTTGGTGGTGTAGACGATGAAGGTCCCAAACTATTTGTTTTAGATCCTATAGGTTCATTAATTGAAGATAATTATGCTGCTGTTGGTTCTGGTGCTAGAGTAGCAATAGGAGTTTTAGAAAGTGAGTATGATCCAAGCATGAGTTTAGATAAAGGAAAAGAAATTGTTCTAAAAGCACTAAAAGCTGCAATAGAAAGAGATGTGACCTCAGGTGACGGAATAGACATATTAACAATAAAAAGGGATAATGCATCAAGCGAGGATTTTATAAAGATTTTTTAACACAAAAATAGATATGGTCCATCATCTTAAATAGATTATTACCTATTAATCCTTTTTCGCTATAGATTTTTACAATCAATCCAAACAGAGATATTTGATCCAATATTTTGTTGCTTTCTGGTTTTTCATAAAAAAGATATCCATGTGCGCAAAAATCATTAGAAGTATAAACTGGTTTTTCTCTAGATATAATCATAGATACATTTTCTTCCTGTTTAAAGATATTAATACTCTCTAATATATCAAATTCTACTTGATACATTCCACAATCCATTTTGATTATAATAAGTCCCTTTAAACTACCCTTATCTATTGAGGTTATTTTACATGAAGTCTCGATTTTACCTTCAACTTGAACTGACATATCCTTTATAATAGTTTAATCTTAAATAATATTAACTATTATTCATTTTGATGAGTAGTAGAAGAGTTGCAACGGAACTAAATTCCCTTTTAGATAAAGCAATTGTTGTAAGGCTTATTAATAATAAAATCTACTATGGTAATTTATCTTCATATGAGCTATCACCATTTATTTTAACACTAACAAACGCAAAAGATAATGATAATAATACTTATTATAAAGTTATTTTAAATGGAAATTCTATAACTGAAATTCTAGTCAAATCTTCGCCTATATTTGATCCGAAAGAATTTGCAGATTTAGTAACGAAAGAGCTTAATCTACGTGCAGGAGATGTAAAAGTCTATGAGGAGGCGGGGGTCTTGGTAATACTTGATAGAATAAAAGTTTCTGAAAATGGAGTAGAAGGAAGCGGACCTATGGCACAAAGAATTTACGACTTATATAATGATTATATAAATAAAAAGAAGAAAGGATCTTAAAAATGGTAGGAGAATTTGAAATAAAAGATGAGGATTTAGCTGGTAGAATAGGAATCGTAGAGACAAAAAGTGGAAAACTAGAAACGCCAGTATTCTTTCCAGTGATTAATCCTTTTAAATCTGAAATTTCAATAAAAGATATAGAAAATTTAGGATTCAAGAATTTAATTACAAATGCATATTTAATAAAAAGGATAACTAATACTAAAATTCAAGATATTCACAACTTTTTACAATTTAATGGTGTAATAATGACTGATTCTGGAGCTTATCAGATACTTCAATACGGAAACATAGAAGTTACAAATAGAGAGATAGTTGAGTACGAGAGGGATATAAATACAGATATAGCAGTCTATTTAGATCTTCCTACTGGGGATACAAATATCAGAGATGAGGCTATTAACAGTGTAAAAATCACGTTAGAGAGAGCTAAAGAAATTGAGGATGTAGTCAAAAATGATTCAGAAAGGATTTGGGTACATCCCATTCAAGGTGGAAGATTTTTAGATCTTGTCGAATATTCAGCGATAGAGGCTGATAAAAACGAGGCATTTAAAATGCTGGCATTAGGAAGTCCTACAGTAGTAATGGAAAAGTACGACTATTCCTTATTAATTGATATGATATTTATAGCAAAAAGTAATGTAAGTAGAGGCAAACCTTTTCATCTTTTTGGTGGCGGTCTTCCTCATATAATGCCTATTGTTATAGCATTAGGTGTAGATTCTTTTGATTCTGCTTCATATATACTTTATGCTAGGGATAATAGGTATATAACGAGAAGTAGAGTATATAGACTAGAAGAGTTAGAATATTTTCCATGCTCATGCCCAGTCTGCTTAAAGTATACACCCCAAGAGCTACTAGAGTTACCAAAAGAAGAAAGAACAAAACTTTTGGCTCTTCATAATCTTTATGTAATTAGGGAAGAACTTAATGCTATAAAACAAGCTATTAGAGAAGGAAGATTATTTGAGTATATTCAAGAAAAAGCTTACTCCCATCCAGCAGTGTATTCTGCTTTTAAAAAATTATTAAAATATAAAGATTATTTAGAAAAATATGATCCAAGAGTAAAAGGGAATATTAGAGGAATTTTCTTGTTTGATCTTAAGTCTTTAAATAGACCAGAAATTGTTAGACATTATAATTTCTTAGATAAGATTAATAAGAATAGCGATAAAGCTATTATAATCTGTGAAAAAAAGGAAAATATATTAAAAAAAGTGAAAAATGATGAGGATGTAGACATATATCTTTTCGATCCTTTTTATGGTTTAATACCGATAAACTTAATAGAAGTTTATCCATACTTTCAAACTGAGTATCCAGAGGAAATAGATGAAGATGTTTTACGTTACATAAAAAATAAAATAGTCGAATTTATAAAGTCCAAAGGATATACAAAAATTGATTTCATAGGATGTGACAAATATTTATCACATATAGACTCTATTAGAGCCTTCTTTAGTTAATTCTTTTTGAACTAACTCTAATTGCCTCTGTAATTCCTCTTCAATCTTTCTTGCATCTTCATATAGTTCTGATACATCAACCTTTAATCCATATAATTTGTTAATTTCCTCTAATGCGATGGCTGCAGCTGCAGGATCTATTCTTTCTCTATCTGCATAAGGTAATAATACTGTAGCTGGAAGATCCTCAATTTCAGCATATATAGTAAATAAAGCTAAGGGTCCAATAATTAGTAGCTGTTTTTCCATTAGTGGATAAGGGAGAGCAATTTTACTAGCAGAAGTCTTTAACCATCTTAAGTTACTACTATCATTTTTGTATCTTTTATCTAGTCCCCCTATTAGTAATATATCTGAAACTTGTATATTTTTTAACCATTTTATTATTTTTGCCGAGAAAATGTTCATTTCTCTTTGTAGTGGTAATAAATGGCTTAACAGCACTAAGATGTTATTATTATTATCATAAAATAATTCAAAAGGTGTTGCTAGTCCGTATTCATCAATAAATGTAACATCTCTTAAATATTTAGTTAAAATGAAGCCTATTCTTTTCATTCCTAACTTTAGAACTAAATATCTAGTAGCTATATAACCTACTTCACCTAATGTTCTGAATCCGGTAATAAACTTAGCACCTTTTAGTTCATCTTCACTAATCCCCTTTAGAATTATCTTGATCGACATTTTTTATTCCTCTCTTTACAATTACAGCTAATCCCCTTTTATATTGTTTTACTTCCTCACCAGAGACTCTTGCTCTTCCTACAGCTAACAAGTTATCTTGTTCATCAACAACTAAGACTTCATCACCAGCTCTAATATTGGGATCAGAGTTTATGACGAACTTACAAAAAGCATTTCTTCCTTCTCTAATAAAGCTAGCTACCTCATTCTTAATAATGAACCTGAAAGAAGGAGGAGAAGTACAATTCTTAATTATTCTCCCACTTATTTCTGTAATAGAGAAAAGATTATCTTGTGCTCTTAATACTAGGAATAATCTTTTATCTTCTGTAAGAATATTTCTTATTCTATTAGTAGTTAGTGATCTCTGTATAAAAAATGTAGAATCTTCTGGAAATAAGCAAGAAGCTACTTTTGAAGAAAACTGATATATTGCAATATAACGCAAATAACCTATTTCATTTTTTTGGGCTTTTAAAGGTTTAGTTAAGTTAAACATACTTTTCTGTTCTGTCACTATTTTTAGCTTTATTATTTTTAGCTTTAGTTTTTTCTATAGCTGTAATTAAATCAGTCATATTAACATACTTTCTTCCATTTCTAATTGCAATATACCCTGCTTCCGTACACACATTTTTAATCTCAGCACCAGTAAATCCTTCAGTCATGCTAGCTAGTATATCATATCTAATATCGCCATCTGTTTTCATTTTTTGCAAATAGATTCTAAATATTTCCTTTCTTCCCTCAAAATTCGGTAAAGGTACCTCGATTAATCTATCAAATCTGCCTGGTCTCAGTAGTGCTGGATCAAGAATGTCTAACCTGTTTGTTGCAGCAATAATTTTAACATTATCTAAGGGTTTAAATCCATCTATCTCAGCTAATAATTGCATTAAAGTCCTTTGTATTTCCCTCTCTCCGCTAGTTCCCATATCCACTCTTTTAGCACCAATCGCATCTATTTCATCTATAAATACTATTGATGGAGCTTTTCTTCTTGCCAATTCAAAGACTTCTCTAACTATCCTAGCGCCTTCCCCCACAAATTTTTGTGCAAATTCGGAGGCAACGACTTGAATAAATGTTGCATTACTTTCTGTTGCCACGGCTTTTGCTAGTAAAGTTTTACCAGTACCTGGAGGACCATAGAGTAATACTCCTTTAGGTGGATCTATTCCTATTTCCTTAAATAATTCTGGGTTTTTTAAAGGTAATTCTATAACTTCTCTTATTTCGTTTATTTGTTCATTCAATCCTCCTATGTCAGAATAATGAACATTAGGTTTTTCTACAATTTCAAACGACTTTACGTATACATCTTCTCTATCTGGTAGTATTTCAACTATAGTAGATCCTCTTTGATTTAAGGCTACTAGAGAGCCAGGTTTAAGCTTTTTAATATCAACATTAGAGGAAACATTTACTATTAAATTAGGTCCAGAAGAACTTCTAACTATTACTTTCCCGTCTGGTAACATGTCTAGTACAATTGCTTCAATATATGGAGGAGCTAATAGTTTCTCAAGTTCACCTTTATACCAATTTAAATCTTGACGTAGTTTCTCAAGTTCTTTAGTCAGAGATTCTATTTTTTCTTCAAGTAATCTTACTATTGGATCATCACTATTATAATGTTTGGCTCTGTAACTGTCTAATTCGTCAGACAATTTACCCCAATAATATCTTTGTATAATTAAACCTAAAAACGTTTAAGAGTAGTAATAAAGAATATATAGTATGCAAAGCTCAGCTCAAAAATACTGTGAAATGTGTGGTGCTCCTATAAAAGGAAGTGGTATTACAGTTGCATATGAAGGGAGTATTATTACTATATGCCCGTCTTGTTATAATAAAATTAAAAAATCTGCAAAAATAGTTAATGAGAAAGAATTAAAGAAAAAAAAGGAGAAGAAAAAAATAAAAGCATCGGCACCAAAATTATCTACTGAAGTGGAATTAGAAATAGTAGATGATTATTACAAGTTAATTAAAGAAGCTAGAGAAAGACATGGGCTTTCTCAACAACAGTTAGCTCAGCAATTAAAAGTGTCAGAAAATGTAATAAAAAGATTCGAAAGCGGTAAATTAAAACCAACAATACAACAAGCTAAACAATTAGAAAAAATCTTAGGAATCAAACTACTAGTACCAGTTGAGTCAGAAGAGGAAGGAGAGGAAAAAGATTTTGAGTTAACACTGGGTGATGTAGCAAACATCAGAGAGGGAAAGAAGTGAAAGCAATACTCTTTACGGCAGATGAGTACAAAGATGAAGCTTTATCATTAGCAGAAACAGCATTTTATGAAATAACAAAAATTTATAAAATACCAAAAAAACCAAACCCAAATTTTTATATTCAAAAAGATAAAATAGAGGAAATTAAAGAACTAAATGATATAGATGCCGTTATAATTTTTGATTTATTAAAATCAAGGCATTTTATAAATCTTAATAAAGAATTTTTAGGAAAGAAAATATTAGATAAAGTTCTACTTCTTCTAGAAATATTCGCGCTTCATGCAGGATCTAAAGAGGCAAAATTACAAATAGAATTAGCTAAGTTAAGGTATGAATTACCTATCCTTAAAGATATGTATAAAAAGGCTAAAATTACTGAACAGCAAGGTCCTTTAGGTGCCGGTGTATACGGAGTAGAATCTACAATTAGACTTTATCAGAGAAGAATAGTAAAAATAAGAAAGGAGCTAGAAGAAATGAAGAAAGCTAAAGAAGATCAAGTAAGAAGAGTTAATTTCAATAGTGTAGCAATCGTAGGTTATACTAATGCTGGTAAAACTACTATTTTTAATTGCCTGACTGGATTAAATCAAAAAGTAGATTCTTCAATGTTTACAACTACGTCACCTAAAAGATACGCAATACCAATAGATGGAAAGAAAATAATGCTTGTAGATACTGTAGGTTTTATTAGGGGTATTCCACCCCAAATAATTGAGGCTTTCTTCGTTACTTTATCAGAGGCAAAATATGCTAATGCTCTATTACTAGTATTAGATTCTTCTTTGTCAAGTACTTTACTAGTTGAAATGTTACAAAGCTCTCTTGAAATATTACGTGAATTAGGAATATCTGGGAAGCCTATGATTATAACGTTAAATAAAATTGATAAAAATAATAAAGAGAAAGAAGTAGAGGAGAAAGTAAGTTTAGTAAAAGAATTAGCAAACTCGCTCTACACTCCAATAATAGATGTAATTCCAGTATCAGCGTTAAAAGGAATAAATATGAATATATTAAGGGATAAGATATTAGCATTAATTTAAAAGATATTTATGTTTTAAGATTACATCACAGACCAGAAAGGGACAAAAGAGTTACAACACATGTAGCTCTTGTTGCTAGAGCATTTGGGGCTAAAGGAATATTTATTCATGGAGAGGATATGAATCTGCTAAAGACCATAGAAAAAGTAAAAGCTAATTGGGGCGGAAAATATTTTTCAATGGAGTTTATCAAAAATCCAAAAAAAGTAGTTAGAGATTGGAGAAATAATGGAGGCATTGTAGTTCATTTAACAATGTATGGAGTTCCAATAGATAATGTAATAGAAAAAATAGTAAATAAAAATACAAAAATACTAGTTGTTGTAGGATCAGAAAAAGTAGAAGGCTGGTATTATTATAATTCAGATTATAATGTTGCTATAGGTAATCAGCCTCATTCTGAAGTAGCTGCACTAGCTATTTTTTTGGATAGAATATATAAGGGTGGAGAACTAAATATACAATTTAGTGATGCAAAATTATCTATTATACCCCAAGAAAGGGGGAAGAAGGTGAGGAAAAATGAGCAGTAGGGCAGAAGAATTGATACTTAGTTTGGCAAAGGATCTGGTTGGTGAAGATGCGACAGAATTATTAAAGTTTCTCTTAAGGAAGAGAGTTGAAATGACAGATGATGATATAGCGAAAGAACTTAACGTAAAAGTGAATGAAATTAGGAAAAAGTTATATTTACTTTCTGAGCAAGGTTTTATAACCTATCGTAAAACAAGAGATAAAGAAACGGGTTTATTTATATATTACTGGAAAGTAAATCTAGATCAGATAAACGAATTATTACTTAATAGAAAAAGATTAGTACTAGAAAAATTAAAAGCAAGATATGAGCAAGAAAAAGATTCTTTATATTATTATTGTCCTCAAGATAATATTCAATATAATTTTGATGAAGCATTAGAAAATGAATTCAAATGTCCAAAATGTGGATCACCACTAGAGTATTACGACTCAGAAAAGACTAAAAAATTCTTAGAGTATAAGATAAAACAAATTGAAAACGAAATAGAAAGAGAGACACGGCATGGCTCCAATAGTCGTTGACCTTTTTTCTGGAGCTGGAGGGTTTTCTTTAGGATTTAAAAGAGTAGGCTTTGATATTAAATTTGCAATAGATATTAACCATGCTGCAACAAGAACTTATGCGACAAATTTTCCAAATACATTAGTTATAGAAGATGATATACGGAATATTACAGGAAGAGACATAGAATATTTAATAGGTAGAAAAGTCGATATCGTAATAGGGAGTCCTCCCTGTGAACCATACACTGGGGCAAATCCATTAAGAATGAAAGAACCTTTAGATAGACTTTACCTAGATGAAGATGGACAATTAACACTTGAATATATAAGAATTGTGGGTGAACTTAGACCAAAGATATTTGTTATGGAAAATGTACCATCCATTATAGGTACTGAATCCCTTAAATCTGCTATAGAATATGAATTTTATAAAATAGGTTATAAGATATTCTTTAATTTTTTAAATGCAGAAGACTATGGTAATCCGTCAAAACGAACGAGAGTATTTATTTCCAACATAGAAATAAATCCGCAAAAAACTAAGGAAAAAAAGACAGTTTGGAATGCAATAAAGGATTTAGAAGGAAGAACAGATGTTCCAAACAATGAAATTTCAGAGTTAAACGAGGATAAAATAAAGGAAATATCTAAATTAGATTACGGAGATTATCTGACCATGTTTAGAGGCAGTAATGGTAGGAATATACCCTTATATGTTAGACTTAATCCTTATGATATAGCTCCAACAGTGTTAGGAAATTCAAGATTCATTCATCCTTTCGAAAATCGATTCTTAACAGTCAGAGAACAAGCTAGATTAATGAGTTATCCAGACGATCATATTTTTCTAGGTAGTAGAGATGAGCAATATAATCAGGTAGGAGAAGCAGTTCCAGTAGTCTTATCTACCGCTATTGCGCGAGAAATAATGGGAAAAGTATATGGAATTGTTTATAGTACTACATAACATAAGTAGTACTCAAAGAATTATTGATTTCGCAAAATTAATTTTTAATTTAAATATAAATCACTTTATAGTAACAAAAGTAGGTGGAGTAGCGGCACAAGCTGGTGTGCCAGAAGTAAGTAAACTTGCTTATAAAAATAACAAATCTTTTATAATACTACCAGATCTGAAAGATGCAATAGAAATTTTTAAGCCAGAAGTAGTTTATCTTTTTACACAAACAGCAGAAAAAACATTTACAAAAAATTTACTTAAAGATAAAAGTAGAGTAATGCTTGTCTTTCCTGGAAGTGAAAGTGGATTCAATAAATTAGAATTAAATTTAGGCGAACCAGTTAAAATAGAAGGGTTAAGTAACGAAATATCACCAGTTGCTCTTGTGGGTATAGTGGCATACTGTTTAATTAATGAAGGGAAATTTTTGGATAAACAATAGTTGAAGAAACTTTTATAAGTCAAAATATATAATAAGTTGTACAAGGGCCCGTCGTCTAGCCTGGTTAGGACGCCGCCCTTACAAGGCGGAGGTCCTGGGTTCAAGTCCCAGCGGGCCCATATTTTACTATAATCACTTTCTTTCAATTTTATGTAGGTTTCCATAACCTTATCTAAAAGACCTATGTAGGTTTCCATTGTCTTACTCTTTATCGTTTACAACTTATAGATATAATATCAACCTTTCTTCTCAAGTGAAATATTGTTGCCAAAACGCATTTAAAAACTTTGACAACCCGTTAATTTTTTGCCGTAAAAATGCATCAAGTTGAAAGAAAATATCAAAGAATCAATATTAGTAATAATTATGTGATATATGAGAGTATAAAGGAAAAACTTGATCGTAGTTTAACAAATAATAATATCTATAAAACATTCTTAACATTAAATAGAAAGTATAACCCTTTAAAGTCTCAGAAGTATAAGAAACAAAAGAAATTGATTAATTACTGAGGAAACTTCCCATACTCCTTTAACGTATAATATGAATAACAAAGTAAAGGAATAAACAGTTTAATTTAACTAATTCATCATAAGACTTAGTTTAGATAGCCAATTCACTAAATATTAAAAAATCAACAAAAATAAAGTCCCGCCGCGGGGACTTGAACCCCGGACCACCCGGTCACCGCGTGCCCTCCTTCCCTACAGCCGGGCGCTCTACACCGGGCTGAGCTACGGCGGGACTACCATCAATATTTCAATACATCTTTACTAATAAACTTTACCATAATAATTCGCGCTTTCTCATTGTTATTTTTAAATCCCTTGCTTATTCAAGTATGACTAATTTATAACAAATAGCTAAGGAATAAAGATGGGCCCGCGGGGACTTGAACCCCGGACCACCCGGTCTCTCAAGAGAAGGATCTTTATGAGCCGGGCGCTCTACCTGGCTAAGCTACGGGCCCAATAAACAAATATGCTAAAATGATTTAAAAGAGTTACGCTAAGTAAAAAATGGTTAAGTGCCATATCTCCATTGTTTCATGTATTCTATTTGTTCTTGCGTCATTGACTCTATTTCTATCCCCATTCCCTTTAATTTTAATTTAGCTACCGTTTCATCTATCTCTTGTGGAACATTATATACTTTATTCTCTAACTTCCCTCTATTTTCATAAATATACTTTACCGATAAAGCTTGATTTGAAAAGCTTAAATCCATAACCTCACTAGGATGTCCCTCAGCTGCAGCTAAATTAACTAATCTGCCTTCAGCTAATAGATAAATCCTTTTTCCATTAGGTAATTCATATTCTTCTAAGTTTGGTCTTATTAATCTAGATGATTTTGCGATTTCTTTTAGTCCTTTTACATCTATCTCTACATTAAAATGTCCAGAATTTGCTAAAATCGCACCATCTTTCATTTTTAAAATGTGTTCTTTTCTTATTACATTTATATTACCAGTAGCAGTGATAAAAATCTCCCCCAATTCTGCAGCTTTACTCATTGACATTACATCAAAACCGTCCATAACTGCTTCTAATGCTCTTAAAGGAGATACTTCGACTACTATAACCCTAGCACCCATACCTCTAAGCCTTTGAGCTATTCCTCTTCCTACCCATCCGTATCCAGCTACCACAGCTACTTTACCAGCAATTAGTATATTTGTTGCTCTAAGTATTCCATCTACTGTACTCTGTCCAGTACCTATTCTATTATCAAATAAGTATTTTGTAAAAGCATTATTTACAGCAATTACTGGATATCTTAGAACTCTTTGTTCTTCCATAGCCTTTAATCTTATTACTCCAGTAGTTGTTTCTTCTGTACCCCCAAATAGTTTTAACTGTGGCATATTTTCGTGAACATACGCATGAAGATCTCCTCCATCATCCATTATTATTTGAGGTTCATATTTTAGAATTTCTTTAATATTATCGTAATAATCTTTTTCACTTTCACCTCTCCATGCAAATACACGAATTCCTTCCTCAACTAGTGCAGCTGCAACATCATCTTGAGTAGATAATGGATTACTGCCAGCTAATGCAACTGTAGCTCCTCCTATTTTTAGAGTCTTAACTAATGCGGCAGTTTCCTTAGTTACGTGAAGGACAGCACTAATTCTTAATCCTTGAAGAGGTTTTTCTTTCTCGAATTGCTTCCTTATCTCCATTAATGCTGGCATATGTATTTCTGCCCATTCTATTTCTTTTTTACCTTGTTCAGCTAAACTAAGATCTTTAACCTTATAGTCCATAGGGTGTAAAAAGAAAATAATTAAAAAAGTTTAACTTATGCTCCTATTGCCCTAGCAACTCTTACTGATATAAGTGTAGCTATCGCACCAACCATGGTCGTAAACGGAAAAGACGTTAGAATATCGAAACCTATTTTATCCCAATTTACTATACCACCATACATAAAGGGTCTTAGAAATCCTTTCCACAGTAGAGGATCTGGCAAACTCCACAAGAAGCCTACTAAAGCACATTGAAGTGCAGCATATTTCCTTCAAAAGGTCTTCACTTAGTTATTATAATAATCAAGTCGATGAACAAACCATATGTTAAACCTTCATAAATAAAGAATAGCAGTTGACCCGACCAGCCATAATGCACAGCATCTGTCAAAACGTCAAATACTACTAATGATAACATTCCAGCTCCAAACTTTACTTATAATCACGACTACTATAATTAGGTATTCTTCCCCCAAACGCTAAATCAATATATCTTATTGCTATTACTCTATCTAAAAAACTCCCATAGTGTAGCAATAGCTGCACTTATCCCAATATATACATAATCTAGAGTAGTAAATTTTTTGATTATATATTTTCTTTTTCTTGCAATCAAATACAATAGTGTTGGCGCTGTTACAAAATATATTAATACTATTACCTAGGGTATTTCCCTTGAAATATTCGCATTCCCTTCGATATGATTAAATACTATATGTAACTCTTTTTTTTTAAATATTTTTTCTATTTACTATATATATATTACTTTAGAATATATTTATATCTATGTTGCTAAGATTGATATTTTTATAGATTGCAAATAAATATTAGTGGGAGTTACGCATTAAGATTTAGTTATATGAAAAGAGTCATCATAGGTAGCTTACTATTAACAATATCACAATGGTATGCATTTTTCTTATTTTCTCAATTTTCATTTATAGTATTTAGTGAATTTATAGGGTTGTCAATATTTATAATGGGTTTTATAAGTAGAGCCTTAGGCAGTATTTTATTTGGATATATAGGGGATAAAATTAGCAGAAGAACAGCACTATTGCTAACTGGAATTACGTTAATCATATCTTCCTTAATTGTTTTAATACCAAATATATTTATTATTTTTATTTCTAGGATTTTACAAGGTTTAAGTCTAGGAGGTGAATGGGGAGGAGCTAGCACTGTAATAATAGAAACTTATTCAAGTCATAGACTTAGAGGAACTATTGCGAGTATAATTCAATTATCCGTACCTATAGCCATAATACTTTCATCTTCTACACTTCTTCTAATTTTCTTATACTCAATTCCTTGGAGAGAATCTTTCTTAATTATAACTATTTTAACTCTAATAGCATTACCTTTAATCAGAGGTGTAAATAAGGAAAAATTGCTCAGTAGTAAAATTCCATTATTTGAGGCAATAATGAATGATTGGAAAAATATACTAAAAACTA from Sulfolobus sp. S-194 encodes the following:
- the psmB gene encoding archaeal proteasome endopeptidase complex subunit beta, encoding MEELPATALGIKLNDGIILAAERRLSYGSFVLSRSAKKVFKIGRFGIAGAGIMGDIQTLTRLMNVEIKYYEMYNNKPISVKAAAKLLSVILYQYKWTPFISELLFGGVDDEGPKLFVLDPIGSLIEDNYAAVGSGARVAIGVLESEYDPSMSLDKGKEIVLKALKAAIERDVTSGDGIDILTIKRDNASSEDFIKIF
- a CDS encoding DNA-directed RNA polymerase subunit G: MSVQVEGKIETSCKITSIDKGSLKGLIIIKMDCGMYQVEFDILESINIFKQEENVSMIISREKPVYTSNDFCAHGYLFYEKPESNKILDQISLFGLIVKIYSEKGLIGNNLFKMMDHIYFCVKKSL
- a CDS encoding Lsm family RNA-binding protein; amino-acid sequence: MMSSRRVATELNSLLDKAIVVRLINNKIYYGNLSSYELSPFILTLTNAKDNDNNTYYKVILNGNSITEILVKSSPIFDPKEFADLVTKELNLRAGDVKVYEEAGVLVILDRIKVSENGVEGSGPMAQRIYDLYNDYINKKKKGS
- the tgtA gene encoding tRNA guanosine(15) transglycosylase TgtA → MVGEFEIKDEDLAGRIGIVETKSGKLETPVFFPVINPFKSEISIKDIENLGFKNLITNAYLIKRITNTKIQDIHNFLQFNGVIMTDSGAYQILQYGNIEVTNREIVEYERDINTDIAVYLDLPTGDTNIRDEAINSVKITLERAKEIEDVVKNDSERIWVHPIQGGRFLDLVEYSAIEADKNEAFKMLALGSPTVVMEKYDYSLLIDMIFIAKSNVSRGKPFHLFGGGLPHIMPIVIALGVDSFDSASYILYARDNRYITRSRVYRLEELEYFPCSCPVCLKYTPQELLELPKEERTKLLALHNLYVIREELNAIKQAIREGRLFEYIQEKAYSHPAVYSAFKKLLKYKDYLEKYDPRVKGNIRGIFLFDLKSLNRPEIVRHYNFLDKINKNSDKAIIICEKKENILKKVKNDEDVDIYLFDPFYGLIPINLIEVYPYFQTEYPEEIDEDVLRYIKNKIVEFIKSKGYTKIDFIGCDKYLSHIDSIRAFFS
- a CDS encoding PAC2 family protein, which codes for MSIKIILKGISEDELKGAKFITGFRTLGEVGYIATRYLVLKLGMKRIGFILTKYLRDVTFIDEYGLATPFELFYDNNNNILVLLSHLLPLQREMNIFSAKIIKWLKNIQVSDILLIGGLDKRYKNDSSNLRWLKTSASKIALPYPLMEKQLLIIGPLALFTIYAEIEDLPATVLLPYADRERIDPAAAAIALEEINKLYGLKVDVSELYEDARKIEEELQRQLELVQKELTKEGSNRVYM
- a CDS encoding PUA domain-containing protein, with product MTEQKSMFNLTKPLKAQKNEIGYLRYIAIYQFSSKVASCLFPEDSTFFIQRSLTTNRIRNILTEDKRLFLVLRAQDNLFSITEISGRIIKNCTSPPSFRFIIKNEVASFIREGRNAFCKFVINSDPNIRAGDEVLVVDEQDNLLAVGRARVSGEEVKQYKRGLAVIVKRGIKNVDQDNSKGD
- a CDS encoding proteasome-activating nucleotidase yields the protein MSDELDSYRAKHYNSDDPIVRLLEEKIESLTKELEKLRQDLNWYKGELEKLLAPPYIEAIVLDMLPDGKVIVRSSSGPNLIVNVSSNVDIKKLKPGSLVALNQRGSTIVEILPDREDVYVKSFEIVEKPNVHYSDIGGLNEQINEIREVIELPLKNPELFKEIGIDPPKGVLLYGPPGTGKTLLAKAVATESNATFIQVVASEFAQKFVGEGARIVREVFELARRKAPSIVFIDEIDAIGAKRVDMGTSGEREIQRTLMQLLAEIDGFKPLDNVKIIAATNRLDILDPALLRPGRFDRLIEVPLPNFEGRKEIFRIYLQKMKTDGDIRYDILASMTEGFTGAEIKNVCTEAGYIAIRNGRKYVNMTDLITAIEKTKAKNNKAKNSDRTEKYV
- a CDS encoding multiprotein bridging factor aMBF1 gives rise to the protein MQSSAQKYCEMCGAPIKGSGITVAYEGSIITICPSCYNKIKKSAKIVNEKELKKKKEKKKIKASAPKLSTEVELEIVDDYYKLIKEARERHGLSQQQLAQQLKVSENVIKRFESGKLKPTIQQAKQLEKILGIKLLVPVESEEEGEEKDFELTLGDVANIREGKK
- the hflX gene encoding GTPase HflX; the protein is MKAILFTADEYKDEALSLAETAFYEITKIYKIPKKPNPNFYIQKDKIEEIKELNDIDAVIIFDLLKSRHFINLNKEFLGKKILDKVLLLLEIFALHAGSKEAKLQIELAKLRYELPILKDMYKKAKITEQQGPLGAGVYGVESTIRLYQRRIVKIRKELEEMKKAKEDQVRRVNFNSVAIVGYTNAGKTTIFNCLTGLNQKVDSSMFTTTSPKRYAIPIDGKKIMLVDTVGFIRGIPPQIIEAFFVTLSEAKYANALLLVLDSSLSSTLLVEMLQSSLEILRELGISGKPMIITLNKIDKNNKEKEVEEKVSLVKELANSLYTPIIDVIPVSALKGINMNILRDKILALI
- a CDS encoding tRNA methyltransferase: MNLLKTIEKVKANWGGKYFSMEFIKNPKKVVRDWRNNGGIVVHLTMYGVPIDNVIEKIVNKNTKILVVVGSEKVEGWYYYNSDYNVAIGNQPHSEVAALAIFLDRIYKGGELNIQFSDAKLSIIPQERGKKVRKNEQ